From Anopheles funestus chromosome 3RL, idAnoFuneDA-416_04, whole genome shotgun sequence, a single genomic window includes:
- the LOC125770368 gene encoding tryptophan 5-hydroxylase 1 produces the protein MSGSGKGLLGLWLYHSGDQEWAVKEGSPLHRRKEFAKSVDHSNGNERIGGDRTSIIFTLKNQIGGLASALRVFQELGINVLHVELNKSGETCDSADVLVDVECDANRLDQVLRLLKREVQSVNYAAQVNSDGPPPTPLSACGSFDFGEMHWFPRKISDLDRAQNVLMYGSELDADHPGFKDPVYRKRREQFAAIANSYKHGSPIPRVQYTPEEIKTWGTVFRELHKLYIIHAVPEYLENWPELVKYCGYREDNLPQLQDINVFLKRKTGFQIRPVAGYLSPRDFLSGLAFRVFHCTQYIRHSSDPFYTPEPDCCHELLGHMPLLANSSFAQFSQEIGLASLGASEDDINKLATLYFFTVEFGLCRQKDGSFKVFGAGLLSSVAELQHAITTSDKIKRFDPEITCQEECIITAYQNAYYYTDSFEEAKEKMRDYADTIQRPFGVRYNPYTQTVEVLSNAKKITAVVSELRGDLSIVSSALKKVSAMDENLDVEKIEKLLSSSLHVCDKTLGTEEPDCTDKSTTAVQKE, from the exons ATGAGTGGTTCCGGCAAAGGATTACTGGGATTATGGCTGTATCACAGTGGCGATCAGGAGTGGGCAGTCAAGGAGGGCAGTCCACTGCATCGGCGAAAGGAATTTGct AAATCCGTCGATCATAGCAATGGCAATGAACGGATTGGTGGCGATCGTACTTCCATTATTTTTACGCTGAAAAATCAAATCGGAGGTCTGGCCAGTGCATTGCGCGTCTTCCAAGAGCTCGGCATTAACGTCCTGCACGTGGAGCTGAACAAGAGCGGCGAAACGTGTGACAGTGCGGACGTCCTCGTTGATGTGGAGTGTGATGCAAATCGTTTGGATCAAGTGTTGCGATTGTTGAAACGCGAGGTCCAATCGGTAAACTATGCAGCACAGGTGAACAGCGATGGACCTCCACCGACGCCACTGTCCGCGTGTGGAAGTTTTG ATTTCGGAGAAATGCACTGGTTTCCAAGGAAAATTTCCGACCTGGACCGGGCCCAGAATGTGCTGATGTACGGCAGTGAGCTTGATGCGGACCATCCTGGCTTCAAGGACCCGGTCTACCGCAAGCGACGAGAGCAATTTGCGGCCATTGCTAACTCCTACAAACa TGGCAGTCCCATCCCGAGGGTTCAGTACACACCGGAAGAAATCAAAACCTG GGGAACTGTTTTTCGTGAGCTGCACAAACTTTACATCATACATGCCGTGCCGGAGTATCTGGAGAATTGGCCCGAGCTGGTAAAGTACTGCGGCTACCGGGAGGACAATCTGCCCCAGCTCCAGGATATCAACGTGTTTCTGAAGCGCAAGACAGGCTTCCAGATTCGTCCCGTTGCCGGCTATCTTTCGCCGAGAGACTTCCTGTCCGGGTTGGCGTTTCGGGTGTTTCACTGCACCCAGTACATCCGCCATTCGTCCGATCCGTTCTACACACCGGAACC CGACTGTTGCCACGAGTTGTTGGGGCACATGCCCCTGCTGGCCAACTCAAGTTTCGCCCAGTTCTCGCAGGAGATTGGACTGGCGTCGTTAGGTGCTTCGGAGGATGACATTAACAAGCTGGCAACACTGTACTTCTTTACGGTGGAGTTTGGTCTTTGCCGTCAGAAGGATGGCAGCTTCAAGGTGTTCGGAGCGGGTTTACTGTCATCTGTGGCGGAGTTACAGCATGCCATCACTACATCGGACAAGATTAAGCGGTTTGATCCGGAGATTACGTGTCAGGAGGAGTGTATCATCACGGCGTACCAGAATGCGTACTACTACACGGACTCTTTCGAGGAAGCTAAGGAGAAGATGAG GGATTATGCTGACACAATACAAAGGCCATTCGGTGTGCGTTACAATCCATACACCCAAACGGTGGAAGTGTTGAGCAACGCAAAGAAGATAACCGCCGTCGTGAGTGAGTTGCGTGGCGATCTCAGCATTGTTTCGTCCGCACTGAAAAAAGTGTCCGCGATGGATGAAAATCTCGACGTGGAAAAGATTGAGAAACTTCTTTCGAGCAGTTTACAT GTATGCGATAAAACATTGGGCACTGAAGAACCTGACTGTACTGACAAGAGTACGACCGCggtgcaaaaagagtaa